From the genome of Papaver somniferum cultivar HN1 chromosome 2, ASM357369v1, whole genome shotgun sequence, one region includes:
- the LOC113351182 gene encoding uncharacterized protein LOC113351182, producing the protein MNDVFKPHLRKCILVFFDDILVYNPDEETHIQHLKLTLELLKQHSVFSKKSKCSFRQKKVENLGHIISGEGVATDPSKVECMQRWPTPTTLKDLRGFLGLTACYMKFVQNYGLVFKPLTDLLKKNNFQWSTTTHATFDLL; encoded by the coding sequence ATGAATGATGTCTTCAAACCACATCTAAGGAAATGTATCTTGGTGTTTTTTGATGACATATTAGTATACAATCCAGATGAGGAGACCCACATTCAACATCTGAAGCTCACTTTGGAACTCTTGAAGCAACATTCCGTATTTTCTAAGAAGAGTAAATGTTCTTTTAGACAGAAGAAGGTGGAAAACCTAGGCCACATAATCTCTGGAGAAGGGGTAGCAACTGATCCTTCTAAGGTTGAATGCATGCAAAGGTGGCCAACACCAACAACCCTGAAGGACTTGCGAGGTTTCTTAGGACTTACTGCGTGTTATATGAAGTTTGTGCAGAATTATGGATTGGTCTTCAAACCTCTAACTGATTTATTAAAGAAGAACAACTTCCAATGGTCCACAACAACACATGCAACATTTGATCTTCTCTAG